The following DNA comes from Candidatus Dependentiae bacterium.
ACCCTCACGTACACGCAACAAGCGACGTTTTACTCTTTTCTTTATTCGTTTATTATTTGCCATAACACCAATACCTCACTAATCTTACGATGCAGCCTTGGCTTTTCCAGCTTTACACGCGATCACTTCTGTTGTTAATTTTACGCCAGTACCCTTGTATGGTTCTGGTGGTCGTAACGATCTAACCATGCTACATACATGACCAATTAATTCTTTACTTGAAGAACTAAACATTAACATTTTTCCAGTTTTATCAATTGTAAGAGAAATACCTTCTGGTAAATCAAAATCTATTTTATGACTATATCCCAAGGAAAATGTCACTTTTTTACCAGATAATGCAGCTTTATACCCCAAACCTACAATTTCGATTTGTTTTTGAAATTCTGAACCAGCCCCAAAAATTTTATTTGCCAGCAAGGCACGATTTAGCCCCCACAATCGATTAACTTCACGTTGACGCATATTTGTTTTTTGCGTCTCAATTATTAATTTTTCGCCCTCGAGCTTAGCGATCAAAATAGATGGCAACTCATGTACACCAGAATCTTTAGGCCCCTTATAATAAATCTTTTGTCCCTTGATTTCTATCTGAACAGAGCCCGTATTTATTGATTTTCTGCCTATTTTAGACATATTTTAACCCTTAACCAAACTACCATATGGTACAAATAACTTCGCCACCAACATTTAGTTCTTGTGCTTTTTTGTGGGATAGTATGCCACGATTAGTCGAAATAATGGAAAGACCCAAACCGCCAATAACTAATTCGATATCTTTTGCACCAGAATAACGACGACGTCCCGGTTTGCTTGATCGACGAATTTCATGAATCACTGATTCATTACCATCATACTTCAAAATAATACGAAGAGATTTTTTTATTTGATCTTCATCTATTACCGAAAGATCTTTTACAAAACCTTCTTCAAAAAAAATTTTTGCTATCTCGTGCTTAACTTTTGAGTATGGTACCTCAACAGAAAATTTTGAAGCCATTATACCATTTCTGATAATAGTTAAAAAATCACCAATCACATCAACTGACATTTATTGCCCTCTTTATACACATAAAACACACATTATTTTGCGTTACCTACCAACTTGTTTTTCTCACTCCGGGAAGCAAACCCTGAAGAGCAAGTTTTCTAAAACAAATACGACACGCCATAAATAACCCCATATAACCACGAGATCTACCACACAGCTTGCACCGATTATACCTTCTGACTGCAAATTTTGGTTTCTTATTTGCTTTTTCAATTAACGATTTTTTTGCCATTGTACACCTTAATAACCCTTACGCCTTACGAAATGGCATACCAAAACGAGTCAATAATTCTCGTGCATGCTCATCATTAGTTGTGGTTGTTTCAATTGTTATATTTAAACCACGCATCTTAGTAGCTGTTTCATGTTCTATTTCTGGAAAGATATTCCACTCTTTAATGCCCAAATTATAATTACCTCGGCGATCAAATCTAGTCGAGACCCCTTGAAAATCTCTTGTTTTTGGCAAAGCCAAATTAATCAGCCTGTCCAAAAATTCATACATGAGCTTACATCGTAAAGTTACTTTAACACCAATTGGCATTCCTTCACGCAGCTTAAACCCAGCAATAGATTTTTTTGCTACTGTTCTAACCGACTTTTGACCAGAAATCGCCTCAAACACTCTTTCAACCTCTTGCAAAGACTTAGTATCTGAAACAGCATCTTTAACCCCAGTATTTAAAACAATTTTTGTAATCTTTGGAGTCTGCATGATATTTTTTAAACCAAGCGCATCTTTAAGTTCTATGCGAATTTTTTCATCATATAATTTTTTCAATCGAGCTTGTGTCATTTTAGTCAACCCTTAAAATAACTCTTTGCATTTATTACACACACGAGCCATCTGTTTACCTTTTTCTAACAACTTAGTATTTACACGACATGGCTGCTTGCATGCAACACAAACCGGCATAACTTTAGCAAGTTTTATATATGATTCTTCTTTTTTAATACCGCCAGCTTCCCCTTGACGACGCGCTTTTACATGTCGTGTAACAAACGCAATTCCTTTTACAAGGACTTTATCTTTTTTAGGAACTACTTCAATAACCTTGCCCTGTTTACCTTTATCTTTACCAGACATCACTATCACTATGTCATTTTTCTTAACGCGTGCAGCCATAATAATCCTCTTATAATACCTCAGGTGCCAATGAAACTATTTTCAAATAGCCTTGAGCTCGAAGTTCACGAGCTACTGGTCCAAAAACACGCGTTCCTACAGGTGCGTTATCTTTGATAATTACCACAGCATTATCACCAAAACGAATATAACTACCATCATCTCGACGAAATTCTTTACAGGTTCTAACAATAACCGCATCAACGACCTGCCCTTTTTTGACCATTCCACCAGGAATAGCCTTTTTCACAGAACATTTTATCTTTTGACCAAGATATGCAAAACGCTTTCTTGTGCTTCCAATAACACTGATGCACAAGACTTCCGTAGCTCCGGAATTATCTGCAACTTTTAAACGAGATTCTTTTTGAATCATAATTTATACCTTATTCACCCAATAATATGTCACCAAACCTAACAACACGCATAAGATGCATGTGTTTAGTTTTTGAGATAGGTCGTCCTTCATAAAACTCTACAATGTCACCAACTTTTGCCTGTTTTTTTTCATCATGAATTTTATATTTTTTGACAGACCTAATGACTTTATGGAATTGTGGGTGATTAAATGTACGCTCTACTTGAGCAACCACTGTCTTATCCATTTTATCTGAAATTACTCTACCGATATATATTGTCTTTGCCATGCAACACCTTTATCTTTTTTCCATTATATTTTGTTTTTCTATATTTTTTTGTTGCATGTATGTTTTGGTTCGAGCAATTGAACGCCTCAATTTCTTAAATTGAGAATAATCCTTTACATGAGCAGTTGCCGCATTCAGGCGAACGTTAAACAATTCACGCTGCAGCAATTCAATCCTATCTCGCAAATCTTTCTTGTTCATTTGTTTTAGATTGTCTTTTTCTCTTTTAATTTTCATACAACACCATTATTACGCTTTACAAATCGAGCTTTCATTGGAAGTTTATACGTAGCAGCCTTGAGTGCAGCACGAGCATCATTTTCACTCAATCCCCCAATTTCACAAATAATTCGATCTCTTTTTACAACAAAAGCCCATTTCTCCGGTGCACCTTTACCTTTACCCATACGAGTTTCTGCAGGTTTTTTTGTAATCGGCTTATCAGGAAAAACACGCAAAACCAATTTACCAACCTTTTTTAATTTACGTGAAATAGTTATGCGCATTGCTTCTATTTGCTGAGCAGTCAACCAGCCTGGCTCAATAGCCTGTAAACCATATTCTTCAAAAGCAACAAAACGGGCACCTTTTGAACGCCCCTTCATTCTGCCTCTTTGAGCTTTTCTGTACTTTGTTTTTTTTGGCATTAACATAATTGCACTCTTTCCTTATCTAGGCGCCGTAAAGCTTTGATGATTGAAACTCACCCCTACACACCCAAACAGCAACACCTATTATTCCATACGTTGTTTTTGCCTCAGCAAAGCCATAATCAATATCTGAACGCAATGTATGAAGCGGTGTCGACCCAACACGCAACCATTCTTTACGTGCAATTTCTGCTCCCATTAAACGACCTCCGCAACGAATTTTGATACCTCTTGCACCACTACGCATTGCAGACGCTGCTGCTCGCTTCATTGCCCTTTTGTAACTAACGCGCTTAATTAGTTGCTGCGCAATATTTTTTGCAATCAACATAGCATCTAATTCAGGATTTTTAACCTCCTGAACAGACACTTCTACATTTTTACCAAGAAGAACTGCAAGCTTACTCTTGAGAGTTTCAATTTCTTGACCTTTTTTACCTATAACAACTCCTGGACGACCTGAATGTAGAACGACACGAACCACATCACCAGCCTTTTCAATCTCTATGGCAGATATTTCAGCATTCTCAAGAGCATTATTTAGAAACTTTCTGATCTTAACATCTTCTAATAGAGATTCCCCATACGAACTTCTTGCAAACCAAC
Coding sequences within:
- a CDS encoding type Z 30S ribosomal protein S14; this encodes MAKKSLIEKANKKPKFAVRRYNRCKLCGRSRGYMGLFMACRICFRKLALQGLLPGVRKTSW
- the rplN gene encoding 50S ribosomal protein L14 gives rise to the protein MIQKESRLKVADNSGATEVLCISVIGSTRKRFAYLGQKIKCSVKKAIPGGMVKKGQVVDAVIVRTCKEFRRDDGSYIRFGDNAVVIIKDNAPVGTRVFGPVARELRAQGYLKIVSLAPEVL
- the rplP gene encoding 50S ribosomal protein L16 yields the protein MLMPKKTKYRKAQRGRMKGRSKGARFVAFEEYGLQAIEPGWLTAQQIEAMRITISRKLKKVGKLVLRVFPDKPITKKPAETRMGKGKGAPEKWAFVVKRDRIICEIGGLSENDARAALKAATYKLPMKARFVKRNNGVV
- the rplX gene encoding 50S ribosomal protein L24, coding for MAARVKKNDIVIVMSGKDKGKQGKVIEVVPKKDKVLVKGIAFVTRHVKARRQGEAGGIKKEESYIKLAKVMPVCVACKQPCRVNTKLLEKGKQMARVCNKCKELF
- the rpsQ gene encoding 30S ribosomal protein S17; translation: MAKTIYIGRVISDKMDKTVVAQVERTFNHPQFHKVIRSVKKYKIHDEKKQAKVGDIVEFYEGRPISKTKHMHLMRVVRFGDILLGE
- the rpsH gene encoding 30S ribosomal protein S8, with product MSVDVIGDFLTIIRNGIMASKFSVEVPYSKVKHEIAKIFFEEGFVKDLSVIDEDQIKKSLRIILKYDGNESVIHEIRRSSKPGRRRYSGAKDIELVIGGLGLSIISTNRGILSHKKAQELNVGGEVICTIW
- the rpsC gene encoding 30S ribosomal protein S3; this translates as MGQKVHPIGFRTGVYRGWQSRWFARSSYGESLLEDVKIRKFLNNALENAEISAIEIEKAGDVVRVVLHSGRPGVVIGKKGQEIETLKSKLAVLLGKNVEVSVQEVKNPELDAMLIAKNIAQQLIKRVSYKRAMKRAAASAMRSGARGIKIRCGGRLMGAEIARKEWLRVGSTPLHTLRSDIDYGFAEAKTTYGIIGVAVWVCRGEFQSSKLYGA
- the rplF gene encoding 50S ribosomal protein L6 yields the protein MSKIGRKSINTGSVQIEIKGQKIYYKGPKDSGVHELPSILIAKLEGEKLIIETQKTNMRQREVNRLWGLNRALLANKIFGAGSEFQKQIEIVGLGYKAALSGKKVTFSLGYSHKIDFDLPEGISLTIDKTGKMLMFSSSSKELIGHVCSMVRSLRPPEPYKGTGVKLTTEVIACKAGKAKAAS
- the rplE gene encoding 50S ribosomal protein L5 — translated: MTQARLKKLYDEKIRIELKDALGLKNIMQTPKITKIVLNTGVKDAVSDTKSLQEVERVFEAISGQKSVRTVAKKSIAGFKLREGMPIGVKVTLRCKLMYEFLDRLINLALPKTRDFQGVSTRFDRRGNYNLGIKEWNIFPEIEHETATKMRGLNITIETTTTNDEHARELLTRFGMPFRKA
- the rpmC gene encoding 50S ribosomal protein L29, with protein sequence MKIKREKDNLKQMNKKDLRDRIELLQRELFNVRLNAATAHVKDYSQFKKLRRSIARTKTYMQQKNIEKQNIMEKR